One region of Cydia fagiglandana chromosome 17, ilCydFagi1.1, whole genome shotgun sequence genomic DNA includes:
- the LOC134672578 gene encoding serine/threonine-protein kinase VRK1-like, with amino-acid sequence MTGRAKKAVAPKKKANGYKMPAPIATGEIIHDTTMKKKWRIGPSIGVGGFGEIYSACDHDSTPKGSNYPFVVKIEPHENGPLFVEKHFYIRNAKMDDINSFMKSKKLSSLGMPSYYGNGSHDYKGEKYRYLVLERYGKDLWSLFTDSGRSFPAPTVFQIGLQMLDVLEYIHSRGYVHADIKGANILLGLKKGTENQAYLVDFGLATRVNDKEFKPDPKCAHNGTIEYTSRDAHLGVATMRGDLEILGYNMLQWLVGALPWEKSLKQPKAVQEMKEAFMKSVKTSVAKMSGNVPDALIKFFEYINTLKPKEVPDYAKCRQIFETYLKSQGVTRNSKLIFTPTKKAKTTKTITIDESDEEPLKKSPKKKTEAKVVKRKNPKPKEPSPEENGENEEPKVSEKKKKAKRKSSEPSLLVKVKKPKLTPKATPPVKKNHTNIATQTSLEKRRSPRVVSFDSPISLVIGEKIPLKRSKENQPKNTSADMFEDSFEEKKPKRKEKILLSDEEYTEKRVVKKKVTTVKPKGRSWKDAPTVMNGRSPPK; translated from the exons ATGACTGGGAGAGCTAAAAAGGCCGTAGCGCCAAAGAAAAAGGCAAATGGATATAAAATGCCAGCTCCTATTGCTACTGGCGAAATAATACATGATACTACCATGAAGAAGAAATGGCGCATTGGACCTTCCATAGGGGTTGGGGGCTTCGGAGAAATTTATTCTGCATGTGATCATGATAGTACGCCGAAAGGTTCCAACTATCCTTTCGTCGTTAAAATT GAACCTCATGAAAATGGACCATTGTTTGTGGAGAAACATTTCTACATCAGAAATGCCAAAATGGATGACA tAAACTCATTCATGAAAAGCAAGAAGCTGTCAAGCCTCGGGATGCCCTCTTATTACGGCAATGGTTCACACGACTACAAGGGAGAGAAATACCGATATTTGGTGCTGGAGCGCTATGGCAAAGACCTGTGGAGTCTGTTCACTGACAGCGGGAGGTCTTTCCCAGCGCCCACTGTGTTTCAAATTGGTTTGCAGATG tTGGACGTATTAGAGTACATCCACAGCCGGGGCTACGTCCACGCCGATATCAAAGGCGCCAACATCCTTCTAGGGCTGAAGAAAGGCACGGAAAACCAGGCGTACTTAGTAGACTTCGGCTTGGCCACCAGAGTTAATGATAAAGAGTTCAAACCTGACCCGAAGTGTGCGCATAATGGGACTATAGAGTATACTAGCAGGGATGCGCATTTGGGAG TGGCCACAATGCGCGGGGACCTTGAGATCCTCGGCTACAACATGCTGCAGTGGCTGGTCGGAGCCCTGCCCTGGGAGAAGTCGCTCAAACAGCCCAAAGCTGTTCAGGAGATGAAGGAGGCCTTCATGAAGAGTGTGAAGACGAGTGTCGCTAAGATGAGCGGCAATGTACCTG ATGCCCTAATAAAATTCTTCGAATACATAAACACGTTGAAACCCAAAGAAGTGCCGGACTACGCGAAATGCCGCCAAATCTTCGAAACCTACCTCAAAAGCCAGGGCGTCACCAGGAACAGTAAACTCATCTTCACTCCCACCAAGAAAGCCAAAACTACTAAAACCATCACCATTGATGAAAGTGACGAGGAACCTTTAAAGAAATCGCCGAAGAAGAAAACAGAAGCTAAAGTGGTTAAAAGAAAGAATCCCAAACCTAAGGAACCTAGCCCTGAAGAAAACGGAGAAAACGAGGAACCCAAGGTATCagaaaagaagaagaaagcTAAGAGAAAGTCATCAGAACCCTCACTTCTCGTCAAAGTTAAGAAACCTAAATTAACTCCTAAGGCCACACCGCCTGTTAAGAAAAATCACACAAACATAGCGACGCAAACATCTTTAGAGAAAAGACGTAGTCCCCGTGTGGTTTCCTTCGATAGTCCTATAAGTTTAGTAATAGGAGAGAAGATACCTTTAAAGAGATCTAAAGAGAATCAGCCTAAGAATACTAGCGCTGACATGTTCGAGGATTCTTTTGAGGAGAAAAAGCCTAAGAGGAAAGAGAAAATACTTCTGTCAGATGAGGAGTATACGGAAAAGAGAGTAGTAAAGAAGAAAGTGACTACAGTGAAGCCTAAAGGGAGATCGTGGAAAGATGCCCCGACTGTTATGAATGGTCGGTCGCCACCCAAGTAG